CAGCCCCACGGCGAAGCATGAAgatgcaagcaagcacaTGCATGGATGGAGGCTACAACAACACCCGCAACATGACTTGGgggtactaacgttacttggcacgtatactgtacgtgcgtgcatgcagaCAGCCCTTCCACGCCACGTCTCGGTTGAGGCCAACAACACCTGCGCTTGCAACAGTTCATATCTCATTAACTGAACAGTCCTGCTACGTACACGTAcactcgccctcgtctcatccatccaccccTTTACCGCCCCTTTACCGCCCCACGCGAATGACGCCCGCCGCAATCAGCTTTTGAATCTTAGTCCGCACGTTGGGGTTGCGCATGTGTTCTTGCAGCGCCTTGGGGTCCGACTGCGCCTGCTGCAGAATCGACTGCATGACGGGGTCCTGCATGATGCTCATGATCTAGTAGTGTTTCTTGGTCAGCAACAAGTCCGCAGatgccgcgccgtcgagcgtcCGCCACTTACTTCAGGGTCCTGCATCAGTCGCTCCCGCGTctgctcctccgtctcgTTGTCGCGCGTAGAGTACATGGCCGCAAACgccttttgctgctgctgctcaatCTCGCGCGCGTTGGCCCCGTTGTGGTGCTCCTGGTCCACCTGCTGCGCTTCGCTGCACGCGTCTACGCACTCCGAGTACTTGCGCATGCCAAAGTAGGCCTGCGCCTTGCGGATGTATGCCCGGATAAACTTGGGGTCTCGCTTGATAGCCGCGTCGCAGTCCTCGAGGGCGCTCGGGAACTCAAAGAGCTTGacaaacgccgccgcgcggtTGCTGTAACCCCGCGGGTCCTCAGGCCCGCGCTTGATCATCTCCGTGTACGCCGCAACGGCGCCCGGGAAGTCCATCTCCTTGAACTTCTTGttgccctcctcgcgcgcctcctcggcctttGCCGGGTCGACGTAGGCCTTCTTGTCCGCCTCCGTCTTGGCTCGCTCCGTGGCGCGCAGCTTGCTCAGGACGTCGGGGGTTCGATGCTCGGTGAGAGACCGGTTGAAGTTCTCAATGGCCTGGGCGTGAtcgcccttcttctcgtACGCCGAACCGATGCGCGCATAGCTCTTGGCGATCAGCTTGAAGTCGGCGTAGATCTCgcggccctcctcgaccgcctTGGTGCAGGCCTCGATGCACTTATCGTAGTCGCCCTTTTCGAAGTAGGCGGCGCCCAGGTTGTTGAGGTACGTGATATCCTTGAAAGTCTCCCACGCCTTGCTGTAGTGGGCGATTGCCTCGTCAAAGTTGCGCTTCTTGTAGTTTTCGGTGCCCAGGGCCTTTTCCttgtccgcctcctccttcttcttccttttctccagggcctcctcgtccacctcctcgggctccggctccggctcggGGGCCTTGCTGGCGGACTCcggcttcttggcctggGATGGGGCGTCGGTCATGGGGGTGTCCTGCGTGGGGTCGCTGTCGCGCATCTCCATGTCAACGCCCATGAGCACGCCGAGCACCTGGATCATGCGGGGATCGCTGAAGAGGTCCTGGGCGTTGGCCGGGTTCTGCTTCATGGACTGCAGCTTGGACATGAAGGCAgggtcggcgaggaaggaggCCGTCTTGGGGTTCGAGGCCAGCTTCTGAATCAGGTTGGGGTCGTTGAACATttggccgaggccggcggcggggtcaCCGCCCATGCCTCCCGCCTCTTGCTGCATGGCCTTTTCCACCGACGCCAGGCCGCTCTTGAGCTGGGCATTGTTGGCGTCGTGCTTCAGGCCCTCGGTGTaggcgtcgttggcgcccaAAAGGTCGCCCTTGCCGTGCAGGGCGGCACCCTTGCGGCCCCAGCCCTTGGCCCAGTCGGGCTTGATCTCGGTCGTCTTCTCGGCATCCTTGAGGGCGTCGTCCCACTGCTTCTTGGAGGCGTGCGCGGCGGACCGGTTGCTGTAGAGGATGTGGTTGTCGGGCTGGAGGGCAATGGCCTGGGTGAATTTGTCGCTGCCAGCAGGTCAGCATGCGGCTACCGGACGGGCCGAGAATTACGGAGAGGGGAGGGAACGGGCGCCACTCACATGGCCTCGTCAAAGTTTTtgtcggcaatggccttgTTGCCGAGAGCTTTGAGCTCGTCCGCGGAAGCCATGGTCGTTGCGAGTCTGTACTACGGCTGGGTAGGAGGGGAGAATCTGTGCACGTCGGTCGGTGTCGTTAGTTGGCTCAAAGGCAAACGCTCAACGGTGCTTGGGATATGTTCAAAGTTGGTGATGGTTgcgtccggcggcggcggtggtggtgggggggaAAAGAAGAGCTGCCGTCCGACTTCTAGCTGCTTCGATGGCGGGCCAGCAACCGGGGCGCTTTTGCCAGGCCCCAATTGGCCACAGCTGGTGTGGGGCCCAGACAGGCAagccgcctccagctgcagcccagGAGCCCCCGGCCGCCTGCTGGCCTGCTGGAAGCAACCTGTAGCTGCCTAGTAGGATGTAGGTACAGGTAGTTACTGCTCCTCCACAACATGCATTGCAAGTTAAAGTGGTTGCGATGGAGGAGCTCTGATCGTTACAGGTGCAGCTTGATTAGTGCGCCACCACCGCAGGGCTGAGACCCTGAATGCCTCCTGCGGGCGCTGGCCGATGCTTCATCAGCGCTGACGGACAAGTAGACGCACCAACTCTACCTCACAGGATGACATCTCAGGCGCTACCTACAGTATAGGCAAGTACCATTGAAGTCACTACGTCAAGGTGCGTAACAAAAGCACCTGGCGATGCAGCCGCACGACCGACGCCCAAGGTGAGGGAGGTGGTTGATCCCGTTTAGATGATTCGCCCTGGCGTCTTCCGAACAACTTCG
This region of Purpureocillium takamizusanense chromosome 9, complete sequence genomic DNA includes:
- the STI1 gene encoding Hsp90 cochaperone (COG:O~EggNog:ENOG503NUK2~BUSCO:EOG09261TEQ) translates to MASADELKALGNKAIADKNFDEAIDKFTQAIALQPDNHILYSNRSAAHASKKQWDDALKDAEKTTEIKPDWAKGWGRKGAALHGKGDLLGANDAYTEGLKHDANNAQLKSGLASVEKAMQQEAGGMGGDPAAGLGQMFNDPNLIQKLASNPKTASFLADPAFMSKLQSMKQNPANAQDLFSDPRMIQVLGVLMGVDMEMRDSDPTQDTPMTDAPSQAKKPESASKAPEPEPEPEEVDEEALEKRKKKEEADKEKALGTENYKKRNFDEAIAHYSKAWETFKDITYLNNLGAAYFEKGDYDKCIEACTKAVEEGREIYADFKLIAKSYARIGSAYEKKGDHAQAIENFNRSLTEHRTPDVLSKLRATERAKTEADKKAYVDPAKAEEAREEGNKKFKEMDFPGAVAAYTEMIKRGPEDPRGYSNRAAAFVKLFEFPSALEDCDAAIKRDPKFIRAYIRKAQAYFGMRKYSECVDACSEAQQVDQEHHNGANAREIEQQQQKAFAAMYSTRDNETEEQTRERLMQDPEIMSIMQDPVMQSILQQAQSDPKALQEHMRNPNVRTKIQKLIAAGVIRVGR